Proteins from a single region of Macrotis lagotis isolate mMagLag1 chromosome 2, bilby.v1.9.chrom.fasta, whole genome shotgun sequence:
- the LOC141512338 gene encoding BOLA class I histocompatibility antigen, alpha chain BL3-7-like: MEPQRSALLLLLLLGVPTPSRAGSHSLRYFYTGWSGSELGGPGFVTVGYVDEQEITRFDSARGREEPRAAWMGQVDREDPEYWERETRASKNAAQVFGAGLENLRGYYNQSRGGAHTFQNMYGCEVSDGRLLRGYHQSAYDGQDYISLDTDTWTWAAVPPQAENTKRKWEAASEAERVKAYLEDTCAPWLQKYLQMSRGALTRADPPSARVTRHTGPHGEVTLRCRAQDFYPSPISLTWLKEGQEQLQDMEFIETRPGGDGTFQTWVATGVPPGQEGSYTCRVQHQGLAEPLTLKWEPPPSSTWTILGVILGVLLLLTAVIVGLVTWKKSSGAKRKNYAPAAGDDSNQGSDCSLSPKV, from the exons ATGGAGCCCCAGCGGAgcgccctcctcctcctcctcctcctggggGTGCCGACCCCGAGCCGGGCAG gCTCCCACTCCCTGAGATACTTCTACACCGGCTGGTCCGGCTCCGAGCTGGGGGGGCCCGGCTTCGTGACCGTGGGCTACGTGGACGAGCAGGAGATCACGCGCTTCGACAGCGCCCGTGGGAGGGAGGAGCCGCGGGCGGCCTGGATGGGGCAGGTGGACCGGGAGGACCCAGAGTACTGGGAGCGGGAGACGCGCGCATCGAAGAACGCGGCGCAGGTTTTCGGAGCCGGCCTGGAGAACCTGAGGGGCTACTACAACCAGAGCCGGGGAG gtgCCCACACCTTCCAGAACATGTACGGCTGCGAGGTCTCCGACGGGCGCCTCCTGCGCGGGTATCACCAATCCGCCTACGACGGGCAGGACTACATCTCCCTGGACACGGACACCTGGACGTGGGCCGCGGTCCCGCCGCAGGCGGAGAACACGAAGCGCAAGTGGGAGGCGGCGAGTGAGGCGGAGAGAGTGAAAGCCTACCTGGAGGACACGTGCGCCCCGTGGCTGCAGAAGTACCTGCAGATGAGCCGGGGGGCGCTGACCCGGGCAG ACCCACCCTCTGCCCGAGTGACCCGCCACACTGGCCCCCACGGGGAGGTCACCCTGAGGTGCCGGGCCCAGGACTTCTACCCCTCCCCGATCTCTCTGACTTGGCTGAAGGAGGGGCAGGAACAGCTCCAGGACATGGAGTTCATTGAGACCAGGCCTGGGGGAGACGGAACCTTCCAGACGTGGGTCGCCACGGGGGTGCCCCCGGGCCAGGAAGGGAGCTACACCTGCCGAGTCCAGCACCAGGGCCTGGCGGAGCCCCTGACCCTGAAATGGG aGCCTCCACCCTCCTCCACCTGGACCATCCTGGGGGTCATTCTCGgggtcctcctcctcctcactgcAGTCATTGTGGGGCTCGTGACCTGGAAGAAGAGCTCAG GTgccaagagaaagaactatgcCCCAGCTGCAG GCGATGACAGTAATCAGGGCTCTGACTGCTCCCTCTCACCCAAAG TTTGA